The following coding sequences are from one Anguilla rostrata isolate EN2019 chromosome 16, ASM1855537v3, whole genome shotgun sequence window:
- the LOC135242428 gene encoding tripartite motif-containing protein 16-like: MDHGGENRTKPGSRKYGCQLTLDPNTAQRDLSLSEGNRRVTHTPGREEPYPDHPERFESLPQVVCRESVCERCYWEAEFSLSEGGVVYIAVTYKRISRKGEGSDCRFGYNKNSWSLRCFKQSVSDKLCYSVWHNENPTRIPVPPSPYRRAGVCDDDDDAGRGVCVYRVGVCVDRPAGTLSFYSVSDSDTLTLLHRFHTHFTQHTPLCAGFRLWECSSVTLC; encoded by the exons atggaccatggaggagagaacaggaccaaaccaggatccaggaaat acggctgtcagctcacactggatccaaacacagcgcagagagacctgtctctgtctgaggggaacaggagggtgacacacacaccggggagagaggagccatatcctgatcatccagagagatttgagtctCTGCCCCAGGTTGtttgcagagagagtgtgtgtgagcgctgttactgggaggctgagttcagtcTGTCTGAGGGGGGAGTGGTTTATATAGCAGTGACATATAAaagaatcagcaggaaaggagagggttCTGACTGTAGGTTTGGGTacaataaaaactcctggagtctgagGTGCTTTAAACAAAGTGTCTCTGATAAACTCTGTTACTCTGTCTGGCACAATGAGAACCCAACACGCAtacctgtccccccctccccctaccgcagagcaggagtgtgtgatgatgatgatgatgctggtagaggagtgtgtgtgtacagggtaggagtgtgtgtggaccgtccggccggcactctgtccttctacagcgtctctgactctgacacactgaccctcctgcacagattccacacacacttcactcaacacacacccctctgtgctggatttagaCTGTGGGAGTGCTCCTCAGTGaccctctgctaa